One segment of Nocardioides sp. QY071 DNA contains the following:
- a CDS encoding type II secretion system F family protein, producing the protein MGLLVLAAAVTAALLLVVPAPLRLLGAEPAPGRGSRSPALLVGAAAGLVALLAHGSVPGLVLPLLGLALATAVVRAFAARRRDRAANDVRRRVVDLCDGLGAELAAGQTPVAALDRAAVEWPLVAPIARAARTGGDVVAAFRSLATTPGGEALRVVGGAWHVSHRTGHGLADTLGRVAADLRAGERTRRVVSGELASARATARLLAALPVLALLMGSGAGADPLRFLLGQPVGLACLAGGLAAGYAGLVWIEALARDVERHG; encoded by the coding sequence ATGGGCCTGCTCGTGCTCGCCGCGGCCGTCACGGCGGCGCTGCTGCTCGTCGTACCCGCGCCGCTCCGGCTCCTCGGCGCCGAGCCCGCTCCCGGCCGCGGGTCCAGGTCGCCGGCACTGCTGGTCGGCGCGGCCGCCGGGCTGGTGGCCCTGCTGGCCCACGGATCGGTTCCGGGCCTGGTGCTCCCGTTGCTGGGGCTCGCGCTCGCCACCGCGGTCGTGCGGGCGTTCGCGGCCCGGCGCCGGGACCGGGCCGCGAACGACGTACGCCGCCGCGTCGTCGACCTCTGCGACGGGCTGGGCGCCGAGCTCGCTGCGGGGCAGACGCCCGTCGCCGCGCTCGACCGCGCGGCCGTCGAGTGGCCGCTGGTCGCCCCCATTGCCCGGGCGGCGCGGACCGGCGGGGACGTCGTGGCGGCCTTCCGCTCGCTGGCGACGACGCCGGGTGGCGAGGCGCTGCGGGTGGTCGGCGGCGCGTGGCACGTGTCCCACCGCACCGGCCACGGCCTCGCCGACACCCTCGGACGAGTGGCTGCAGACCTGCGGGCGGGGGAGCGTACCCGCCGGGTCGTGAGCGGCGAGCTCGCGTCGGCGCGGGCGACCGCTCGGCTGCTCGCCGCCCTGCCCGTGCTCGCCCTGCTGATGGGGTCCGGAGCCGGTGCCGACCCGCTGCGGTTCCTGCTCGGCCAACCCGTCGGCCTCGCCTGCCTCGCCGGCGGACTGGCCGCCGGGTACGCCGGACTCGTCTGGATCGAGGCCCTCGCCCGGGACGTCGAGCGCCATGGCTGA
- a CDS encoding type II secretion system F family protein, whose translation MAEAVLVGLLVGLGVLLGPGRSRPAGASAGAPDASVAGRDGGEGLLRRGRILWALLAGGGAAVVLGGPLALPAGIVAGVVVAMTAGRLEPRTVRRRREEVRRDLPHVVTLLAAALRSGQAPVEAIELVCRALPGAASERLAPVAARLRLGGDAEAIWGRLADDPDLAPLGRALGRAHRTGSPVVAAVEGLAAELGVRARAEVEDRARAVGVRAAVPLGVCLLPSFLLLGIVPLAVSLAAGIVR comes from the coding sequence ATGGCTGAGGCCGTCCTGGTCGGCCTGCTCGTCGGGCTGGGCGTGCTCCTCGGCCCGGGCAGGTCCCGGCCGGCCGGAGCCTCGGCTGGAGCCCCGGACGCGTCTGTCGCGGGCCGGGACGGTGGCGAGGGGCTGCTGCGTCGCGGCCGGATCCTCTGGGCGCTCCTGGCGGGCGGCGGTGCGGCGGTCGTCCTCGGCGGCCCGCTGGCCCTGCCGGCCGGCATCGTCGCCGGTGTCGTCGTCGCGATGACCGCGGGCCGGCTCGAGCCGCGTACGGTCCGCCGGCGCCGCGAGGAGGTGCGCCGCGACCTCCCGCACGTCGTCACCCTCCTCGCGGCGGCGCTGCGCTCGGGCCAGGCTCCCGTCGAGGCGATCGAGCTGGTCTGCCGTGCGCTGCCCGGCGCGGCGTCCGAGCGTCTCGCTCCTGTCGCGGCGCGGTTGCGGCTCGGCGGTGACGCCGAGGCGATCTGGGGCCGTCTGGCCGACGACCCCGATCTCGCCCCGCTGGGCCGGGCGCTCGGCCGCGCCCACCGGACCGGGTCCCCGGTGGTCGCCGCGGTCGAGGGACTTGCCGCAGAGCTCGGTGTCCGGGCCCGGGCCGAGGTGGAGGACCGGGCCCGGGCGGTCGGCGTGCGTGCCGCCGTACCCCTCGGCGTGTGCCTGCTGCCGTCGTTCCTGCTCCTGGGCATCGTCCCGCTGGCCGTGTCGCTGGCGGCGGGCATCGTGCGATGA